One Candidatus Binatia bacterium DNA window includes the following coding sequences:
- a CDS encoding carbohydrate deacetylase, giving the protein MNTVTTERDSPIAGRLDGRVPCVASTKTQPVRRDGLRRLRGSDMTNWAEKLGFSADDRVVVVHVDDIGLCPDANEGALAALRGAATCGSVMVPCPAFEAIAETARREPGLDLGIHLTLNCEYESVRWGPLTKDTPGLRSPDGAMWRTVAETVEHADPPEVERELRAQIERALGAGIDVTHLDSHMGTVLHPKFVDVYVRLGRHYRLPLFLPRVDRKALAARGLEEAAEFYGRLVEDLEAEGFPVFDGFDADSLSFEPGTGLEHNLRRIDRLPRGLSYLITHCARGGEELRGFAPDWRQRDEECRIYSDGTMERAFEERGIRTAGMRALRDLLRSR; this is encoded by the coding sequence ATGAACACGGTCACGACGGAGCGTGATTCTCCGATTGCGGGAAGGCTGGACGGACGTGTACCGTGCGTGGCATCCACGAAGACGCAGCCGGTCCGGAGGGACGGGCTCCGTCGCCTGCGGGGGTCGGACATGACGAACTGGGCCGAAAAACTCGGTTTTTCCGCGGACGACCGGGTCGTCGTCGTGCACGTGGACGACATCGGGCTCTGCCCGGATGCCAACGAGGGCGCTCTCGCGGCGCTGCGGGGTGCTGCCACGTGCGGGAGCGTCATGGTTCCCTGCCCCGCCTTCGAGGCCATCGCGGAGACCGCAAGGCGAGAGCCGGGGCTGGACCTCGGCATCCATCTGACCCTCAACTGCGAGTACGAAAGCGTTCGCTGGGGACCTCTCACGAAAGACACGCCTGGCCTCCGGAGCCCCGACGGCGCGATGTGGAGGACCGTGGCGGAAACGGTCGAGCACGCGGACCCGCCCGAAGTCGAGCGTGAGCTCCGGGCGCAAATCGAACGTGCGCTCGGCGCGGGAATCGACGTGACGCATCTCGATAGCCACATGGGGACGGTACTCCATCCGAAATTCGTCGACGTCTACGTGCGGCTCGGGCGGCATTACCGCCTCCCGCTCTTCCTCCCCCGCGTCGACCGCAAGGCGCTTGCCGCGCGCGGCCTCGAGGAGGCAGCGGAGTTCTACGGCCGCCTCGTCGAGGACCTCGAAGCCGAAGGCTTTCCGGTCTTCGACGGCTTCGATGCCGACTCGCTTTCCTTCGAGCCGGGGACGGGCCTCGAGCACAACCTCCGCCGCATCGACCGGCTCCCGCGCGGCCTTTCCTACCTCATCACGCACTGCGCGCGGGGTGGCGAGGAGCTCCGCGGCTTCGCGCCCGACTGGCGTCAGCGGGACGAAGAGTGCCGCATCTACTCGGACGGCACGATGGAGCGCGCGTTCGAAGAGCGCGGGATTCGCACGGCAGGCATGCGGGCGCTTCGGGACCTTCTCCGTTCGCGTTAG